GTATCGCCAGTTGCTCCTTGAATACCTTGCGCTCCAGGAGATCCTGTATCACCAGTTGCTCCTTGCGCTCCGGCATTACAAAGCGAAACCCACTGTGCTACATTTGATTTGTAGAAAAAGAAACAGTTACTATCTGTATCAAAAACCATGAGCGCATTAGCCGGGTTAGCAATGGCTATACGCTGCACTGCGGTTAAACGCGGCACCAAGATTCCCTTTGAGTTCGAACTCAATTCTAATACAGACGAGGCATCTGGTGTGGGAGTGCCAATTCCAATATTATTTTGGGCAAATACTGCCCATGGTAAGGCAATACTCATTGCAACAACAAGTAACTTTTTTATCATAGATAGGAATACCTAGCGTGAATTAGCTTTTAATTTTCAGGATAAAGAAAATATTTTTTGCGACTTAGTTTAAAAGCTGTAGTTCCCCGCTCCCACGATGCTCTAATTTCTTCAACACTAAGCTCGCTTTCTATTTGTGCCGTTAGGTTGTATCCTGCCAGTTTATTTACAAAACCATTTTTTAGAAAAAACTGTTGTTTGTCGGGTGCATTGCTGTATGCTTTCAACAAGTAAAGAAAATTTACTTGCTCATTTTCGCTGCCAAATTCGCTAGTGGGTTTACGCAGGTCGTAGCCCTTGCAAGTAGTGTTTAAAAACGGAGGATTTTTTGCGCCCGGCATACTCTTGGGTTTAAACTCGAACTGCAACGATTTCCACTCCGGTGCACCAAATACTTCAAAAGGAAATTCTGTACCTCTTCCTACGCTTACATTGGTTCCTTCAAAAAATACCAAAGATGGGTATAAATACACGGCTCTATCGTTGGGCAAATTGGGTGAAGGTTTTATAGGCAGCGAATAGTGTGTGTGGCGCGTATAATTTTTGCATGGAACTACCGTAAGTTTAGGCTGGGTGGGTTTATCTATCCAACGCTCGCCCACTATCATTTGAGCCAATTCGCCAACGGTAAGCCCATATACCAGCGGCACGGGAAGCAGCGACACAAATGAACGGTATGCTTTCTTTACCATTGGTCCATCTACACGGTGAATATTAGGATTGGGGCGGTCTAACACTACTATGGGAATACCTGCATCGGCACATGCTTCCATTAGGTAATACAACGAAGAAATGTAAGTAAAACAGCGCACGCCCACATCTTGAATATCGTACACCACTACATCAACATTTTGTAAATCGGCACTATCGGGTTTTACCTTAGAACCGTATAGCGAAATAATGGGAATGCCTGTTGCCTCATCAATGCCGCTTTTTACTTTTTCTCCG
This genomic stretch from Chitinophagales bacterium harbors:
- a CDS encoding DUF1343 domain-containing protein; its protein translation is MKYHIALLWTFLFACTSCQVFSQKEKKNTGEDKTQEYKPIVTGAENTDAYFDMLKGKRIALMVNHTSLIGDLHLVDSLLKANMKIEKIFAPEHGFRGTADAGEKVKSGIDEATGIPIISLYGSKVKPDSADLQNVDVVVYDIQDVGVRCFTYISSLYYLMEACADAGIPIVVLDRPNPNIHRVDGPMVKKAYRSFVSLLPVPLVYGLTVGELAQMIVGERWIDKPTQPKLTVVPCKNYTRHTHYSLPIKPSPNLPNDRAVYLYPSLVFFEGTNVSVGRGTEFPFEVFGAPEWKSLQFEFKPKSMPGAKNPPFLNTTCKGYDLRKPTSEFGSENEQVNFLYLLKAYSNAPDKQQFFLKNGFVNKLAGYNLTAQIESELSVEEIRASWERGTTAFKLSRKKYFLYPEN